The DNA sequence TCAGGTAAGCTGCGAAATGAACATCAATGATGATGATTTAGATGAAATTCTTTCAGAACTTACTGATTATGCCTATACACATTTTGCTGAAGAAGAAGCATTCATGAGAAGTATTAGTTTTCCAGAATATACAGAACATAAAGCTTTACATCAGGAATTTATAAAAAAACTCAATGCTTATAATGCGCAATTCATGGCAGGAACCAAAAATCTCGAAAGAGAAATTTTAGCGTTTTTACGCGGATGGGAAAACGATCACGTTAGGATGGAAGACGCTAAATTTCTTGAGTATGTATAGCTTTCACTTCCCAACCCAGCCCGTATAAACGCATGGCAACAATTATACGGGCAAAACAGAATGCAGTATATTTCCCTCTTTTTTAATTCTACATTCTTAATTGCCCAGTCCTTCCCTTACCTTTTGGATCTCATCTAAAGGTAGGCCTGTAACTTTTTGGATGGTCTCATTAGATAAGCCGGCCTTTATACAATTGATAGTGGTTTCCAGTTTTTCTTCTGCTTTGCCTTCCGCTTTGCCTTCCGCTTTGCCTTCTGCTTTGCCTTCCGCTCTGCCTTCTATCCTTGCAGTAGAAATAACATCTTTTTCTATAGCTGAATTCATCAGGTATTTTTCATAATCCAGTCTTTCCTGTTCACTCATATTGAGTATCTTTAATTTCTCTCTGGCTTTATCTATATTTCGTGAATGAAACTCGGTTTTGACTATATTGTTTTTCATCATATAGATCCATTCGTCTATATCTTCTTTCACTATATCAGGATAGCGGTTTACCGAAATTATATAGTATTCTGGAAATATATTCTTTTTCTGAAATTTTATCCTTAGCTCACCGTCTACCATGGTCTCAACTTTTTCCCGTACATCCAATAGTTCATTTGTATGCATCCCGCGAATTTCGGTACTGCCATAATAGATGTAATCTGTACCCCTGCCTATATTAAAGTATTGCACACTCACGGATATGATTTTACTAATATTCGAATAGGCATCTCCCAGGCGAAAATGGTCGACTATGGTTTTCGAGACTCCAAAAAGCAATCGTTCCAAAAAGTCAGATTCCGAGTCGCTCTGCACTTCTATGATGACCTTTCTATCTTTACTATCCCTGATAAGTACATCCACCCTGTTATATTTTTGTGAGGCATTCTGCTGGTTACTCTCACTTTCTAATACTTCAAGGACTGTCACTTCTTCTTTTAATAAGGCGGAAAGAAAACCCTCGATTATATCGAAGTTTGCCTTATCTCTTAGCATGGTTTTGATTACCCAATCAAATCGAATCAATAGGTCTTTGTTTTTCATAGGAACTGCCTCAAATTCAAGTCTCTATACAGGAAATCCGGATTGTCAAGAATAAAATATAGGCGAAAGCGAATCTACGGAGACTCACCTACCTGTATAAAAATTTAGTTCTTTCAGGAAAATATCCTTGACTCTTACTTTCACAAACTGCAATCTTAACATCTGCTTATGATGGACGAAACGATATACCACGAACTACTAAAAACCGGCCTTGCCAGAAGACCTCGGAGCCATGCACTTTAAGATTATTGACGAACAGGTTCTCTTTCAAGATGAAAAAGGAGATTTTGTCATTACCTGCATTTCATCGGATAAGGAATACAATGAGCATCATTTTGAGCTATTGCCGGAAATGGCACCGTATCAGCTTATTGAAGGAAGGATAATTTTTATGTATTCACCAAGTTTTAGACATCAACAGGTTTCCATGAACCTTTCTTACCTTATTAAAAATTTTCTTATGGAAAATCCTATTGGTGAAGTAGTCACTGCTCCTCTTGATGTTCGTCTGGATGAGAAGAACGTGGTGCAACCTGATATTCTTTTTGTTTCTATCCGTCGCAGTAATATCATTGAGAGAAAAATTATGGGAGCACCGGACTTTATCATTGAAATCCTATCAACCCCTCGTAGAGATACATTGCAATGCATCTCTACGAGGGGTTTGTATGGTCGCTTCCTGGTAAAAGAATACTGGATTGTTCACCCCGAAGAAGAGTGGATAGAAGTCTATCATAACAAAGCCGGTATCATGTGGAAACAACAGACTGCCCGGGCCGGTGATACCATTACAAGTAAAGCTATAGATGGCTTTCAGTTGGATGTAGCAAAGGTATTTTGAAACTTTCTAAGAAAATAACCCTAATTAGCTCCAATGATAGCCTTACTATGCCTGATGTAAGCGAACCACCGGTGGTTCGCCTGCTTCCCTGAAAAAATGAACGAACACCCTCATTCTTAGAAGAGATAAAATGAAAGAAAGAGCAGATAAAAAAACCATAATTACATTTCTCAAATACAATTACTATGCAAATTCACAGGCTTATCTTTACAATAAATAAAAAAGAGATAAACCTGACGTAGCGCTATATTTTTTTGACTTACCAATAGTAATTTATGATGTCATATTACTCTATTGCACAAAGAGAACTACAACCATCTCCATTTGCTAAATTAGAGTCATCACACGCTTCTCCCTGATCCACTACTCCATCTCCACATAACTTATCCTTAATTCTTATTGAAATTACAGCTGTTCCTGATTTTGAACCATTTATTGCACTGATTGTAAAATTCGTTGCAGCCTGATTTACTGTAGGTGTCCCGGTGTATATTTCGGTGAAATCTGCCAGTCATTCCGGTTGAAACTTTACCACTCAAATGTTTTCAAAATCATCCTAATGACAGATGAAAGCCTAACATAGATTAAGTCAAACCTTTTGTAATTAATTTTCTCATGGAATCTCCTTTCAACGTGAATGTGTAAGAAGAGTGTAATATTCTGTCACAAACTGCATCAGCAATTGTCTGGTTATTTACCACATCATGCCAGGATGAAATAGGGTATTGAGAAGTAATAATTGTTGACTTTTGTCCATGTCTATCTTCAATTATTTCCATAAGAAACAATGCTGTTTTCTTATCAAACGGTTCCAGTCCAAAATCATCAAGGATAAGTAGATCCGTTTTTTTTATCTTATCAATTTCTCTATTGTAACTTCCATCGACTTTTTTCATTCTTAAAGAATTGAATAATTTACTGCTATTGTAATATAGCACAGAGTATCCTTCCAGGCAGGCATTATTTCCAAAAGCACATGCTAAATAACTTTTCCCAGTTCCGGTCGGGCCGGATATAATAAGGTTATATTTCCTTTTGATCCATTCAAAGGAGCTTAATTTTAGAACCATATTTTTATCCAGATTTCTACCGCTATCATAGCTGATGCTTTCCAGATTAGCTTTGTATCGAAATTTAGCTGTAGCTAATAATCTTGTCAGCTTCCGATTATATCTTTCCTCCCATTCGGCATCTACGAGAGAAGCAACAAACTCATCCGGACTCAGTTTATTAAAGCCCATATCCAATGCAGATTTAAAGATTCTCTGCATTCCATAAAGTTTCATTATTTTTATTTTTTCAAGTGTATCTTCATTAGTCATATCAGTATTCTTCCTTATTGTAATATACTTTTCCTCTCAGGTTTTCATGTTTGATGTCATTGGAAGATAAGTTTTCTTGCTCGTATGCATCCATTCCATTTAGCAAAATATTTTTTATAAATCTGTAGCCTATTTGCTTGTATTCTAATGCGATTTCACAGGCTCTATTAACTCGCTTTCCCCCATATTTCTTTCCAAGGTTAATAATCCCTATGCATACTTTATATCCCTGTTCGGGATATTTGTAAGTATTTAGAATATTTGAGGATAGCTCCCTTACACTTACTCCCAGAAGAGATGCTCTGCTTAATATCATTTCAGAATTCCATTCCGCATAAGACTTGTGAGAGGGAGGCATATGGTCTATATTTGTGCTATATTTACCCTGTGCTCTATCACGTTTATGCAAAGCCACTCTCTCATTATTGTAGAATACCTCAACTATATCCTGAGTATAGATTATCGTGGTTTTACGACCTTTTAGGCGATAAGGCACGCTGTAATAGTTTTTATCTTCAGGAAGGTAGACATGATAATTTACAGCTACTGTAGACATTGCAAATTTCTTGAACATGTATTTTTCTGCAGGTAGAGGCTTTAGTAACTGTTTTTCGTTTCTTTCAAAATCTTCTCTTCTTGAATGATTTAATCTCTGCATTTTTAGATTATTATGTTTATCTAATAGTTTCTGTATTGCCTCATTCAATTCTGAGAGGCTCAGGAATGTTTGATCTCTAAGAGGAGCAAATATTCTAGTATATACTATGTTCACCGCATTTTCTACGAGTGCTTTATCTTTGGGCTTATAGGGCCTTGCCGGGAAAATAACCGTATCATAATGTCTGGCAAAATCCAAAAGCTCAGGATTGATTTCAGGTTCATACCTATCACTTTTTGTTACCGCAGCTTTTAAGCAATCCGGAACAATCGCATTCACAACCCCTCCAAGATATTGTAAACTATTCTCACAGGCACGAATAAAATCTTCTTTCTTCTGAGAATATACCGCTTCTACATAAGTTAATTGACTCGCACCTAATACAGAAACAAATACTTCAACTTCTCTTTCTTCATTTGTTTTGGGATCTTTTATTTTTAGCTTTTTTCCGGTAAAGTCCACAAACAGTTTATCACCATATTTATGCTCTATATGCATACTGACTTCTTTGCTGTTTTTCCATGTCTGATAGTGATAACAAAACTGGGTATAGCTATAGGGTTCTGAAACTTCTTTTGTATATTCTTCCCACAATATTTGCAGGGTAACTCCAACTCTTTTCAACTGAACAGCATAGTCAGGAAACCTAATGGATAGCTGCTGATACCTTTCTTTTCGGGAAAGATTTCTGGAATCTAATATATCCAGAACCTCACTTTCCTTCATAAGAGAGAGGTCTTTATATGTCATATTTGACTTGCGGAATATTTGGAGATACTCTGATACTACTGGACGAGAAATACTTAAGTTTCGACTAATACTCCGTTTACTCAAACCCAGTTCGTAGAGTCTTACTATTTCAACAATTTTATTCATTTTTATCCTCTGATTCATCAGTCTTTCCCCTCTTAGTTGAAAGACTTTTTCGTTGCGATGATTGAGGAAACTTTTAACCTTTGTCCCGAATTACTTATTTTCCGTGTGGTAAAGTTTCAACCGGAAGCCTGGTAAAGCTAAAAACGGAATGCAATTCTATTTCATTAAGTCAGGTGGCAACTTTCACCGGAATGACTGGCAGGGTTGAACCGGAATACACATCTACTGGCTTATCATAAAAATATATCTTTAATCTCTGTGGATTTCTAAATATCATGAGTAATACCTTATTGTAATTTTAAACTCTTTATCAATCGGTATCTCTATTTCCAGACTTGCCTCACTAACTGCCTGGGAAAAGTTTTTTGATTCAGTTTTGATTCTTCCTTCTTTCCATAACTCTTTGGATGGTAAGTATTTTGACTTCCAGGTTCGTAGTGTAGAGACTGGAAGAGAATTTTTCCGACAGTAGGCAGACATACTCAACCCGCTTCGTTGCCAGTTTGATAGATGTTCTAATCTTTTTTCATGTTCCATTATGCTTTTACTTTCGCATAATTCTTTTATTATTTCAAGGTGGGTATATTTTAACGCTTACGTTCTAGAAGTTAAAAAAGGTTTTCCTTCCAGGTCTTTCGCATCGGTGGTAATCCTTGCCTTATATTTCGTATTCGCTGCAAGGCTCGTAGCCGGGGTCAGGGTAAAGGTTTTGTTTTCATTGGAAGCCAGGGGTTGAGTGGCTGCTTTCACACAGGTGGCGAAATCATCACTCGATACCTGAATACTCCCACTGCATTTTGTGTCATCTATATTCGTGGTAATCGTTTTTACATCCATAGGTTCACTGAATGTAACCGTTCCCACTACATTTAGCGAGACATTAGTGTCTCCGTCTCTCGGTGTATAAGTGACAGCAAATGGACGACCTGCATTGGCTGCTGCATCATTGGATGCCTGAATCGCTCCAAGGGCAAGTGCCGTTTCTTTCGAATCATCCTTCTTTTTCTTGTTACAACTCACAAGTATTGTGAGCAACAATAAGGTTATTACTGCTAATTTCTTCATGCTAAAAATCCTTCTATAAAATGGAAAATGGAAAATTTCTCTTTCGATATACTTTTTCCCCATATCCCGATTTAACCAGTATGAAGTATAAGGAATTTATGAGTCAAATATTTTTTCACTTTCTTCAATGTGGACTTTAATTCCCCGGAATAATAAAAAGAGTCCTTGACATATTTTTAGATATTCTCCATTTTATTCCTACCATGCAGACATCTATTGCTCTTGAATTACCTGAAACCTTTCTGAAGCGTGCTGAGTTATTAGATACCCTGATTCCTCTGAACCCGGGGATTTCTCTGCAATTAGCTCAGAATACTCTATTCATCGAGGAAAAAGAACTACATTTCTCCGGTATGGATTTCTTTCCCTTACACCTGCCTTTCAAAATGAAAGAACAGGAAATGTTTACAATCTCTGAGCTGAATTCTAACCTGCGGCTCGAAATGGATGAGGAGGCCATCATCATCAATATGGGAACTCTGGGATTAATCAGTGCGTTTACAGGTCTTTTTTTAACAACACTTGTCATCTGGAATCGAAGAAAAAAGCTCGGTAAAGTTTTTGATGCCCAGTCCGGTCATGATATGCTTGTCAACGGCAAGAAAATTCACCGTATGCCCGATATTGCCTTTCACCTCAATGAAGTCTTCAAAGAGAAAACTTTAGACTACCGCCTCGGTTTCCCTTTCTTCTGCATAGAAGTCGTTTCGAATAAGAAAAGCCTTAAACAGGATTTACGTAAAATGGCAAATGACTGGATGGCCGCCGGCACCGAAATTGGTCTTGTTGTCTGCCCCCACCGCGAGAAATACTATTTATTCGAAAAAGATGTTACCGGCTACAAAACTTACGGGTTTTCTATAGTCTTTACCCACTCCAAACTTCCCGAATTACACATAGACTTTGCTGCTATTTTAGAAGAAGCAAGGGGTTTTTAATTTCGTAGAAATATAAGACGGCCTAGCTGTTGTCCCACTATAAGTCCTATGTACAAGCCATGCTGGTTTAACCTCAATCCGGGGCGGTTTTTTATTTGTCACCGGTGAGTCAGGTTTCCACTTTGGAAGGGAATGATAGTTATTGTTCCCTCTCCAACTCCTCCTGTGACAAACCGGTTTTTTGAGAGATTTCAGAGATAGACATCCCGCTTTTTTTAAGTATTTTTGCAAAATCCAACATAGCTCTTTTACTCTGCTCTAACGCTCTATCTTTCTCTTCTATCGCTTTCCTGTTTTCTTCCAGAGTTTTATCCTTTTCTGCCAGAGTTTTATCCTTTTCTGCCAGAGTTTTATCCTTTTCTTCCAGAGTTTTATCCTTTTCTGCCAGAGCTTTATTCTTTTGCTCTATTGCTTCTTCTTTCTCCTGAATTTGTCTGGCCATTGACTTGAAAGAAGACTCTATTTCATTCTCAATCTCCGCCTTTCTACGTAACTCTTCTGATACCCCAGCCATCTGCAAACGGTGGACTATTTTCTTTAAAATATCCAAATCAAGCATTGTATCCGGAAAGCTGATTATAAACCTCTCCGAACCGATTCGGGTCTGGTCAAAGATGGAGAGTAGAGCTTCTAATTTTGTTTTTACTCCTTCTTTCAAAAGGTGAATCTGGATAAGGTATGTGTCGTGACTTAGTGATTCAATAAAAGCATTTTTTACATCTAATTTCTGACCTGTAAACCGGTTATAATAATCTCTTTTTACATAAGTAGCAGCAGGAAGGTTTTCATCGAGGGGATAGCCTAAGAAATATATGGTGATAATAGGATAATTGTCTTTATCTTTGGAATACCTTTCGCCGAGATAATTACGAAACCTACGTAAATCATCAAAATACTTGCCTTTTTGCATTTCTATGAGCACTTTCTTCGTGCCTGTTTTGGTTTTGATGACAGCATGAAAGTCCATCCGCAAAACGGTAAATACAAACTCTTTCATCTGCACTGTGTTTTCCTGCGGCTGCAAGGCTAATTCGATAATTTCCTCGTCTATGATTGTGCCGATAAACTCTCTGGCTATTTCATTGTCTTCGAGCATATATTTGAAAAACACATCATAAATGGGATTGGCTATCAGCATGGGATACTCCTATTTTTTAGACTATTTTCTGTTGTTTCAAATGCAAGAAAAATATATAGATCAGCAATTCCCGCTTTGCTTGTAACAGGCAGATAAGGCTAAGATTTTTGGGTTTACAGGGAAAGCTTTCGTAAACTTTTTCATCAAAAATCGCTTGTACCTGTGCAGGGATATAGTCTTTTTGACTATATGCCAGCCAAAAACGAGTTACACGCACGGGTAGATTTATCAGCAGATGGACTTTATCAAACAATTCGGGAAGAATTTTCTAAAATCCCGGACCACAGAGTCAATCCTTCGATTTCCCTAACAGATGCTTTGATGTCAGCCTTTGCTATCTTTTCTCAAAAGAACGCATCGCTTCTTGAGTTTGAAAGAGAAAAAGTGAAGAATAAAAATCTTCAAAGTATATACAAGATTCAAGAGATACCCTCTGACACTCAAATGAGAGAAATTGTTGATGAAGTTTCAACAGGAGCTTTCAGGAAAATATATAAAAACCTTTTTTCAAAACTTCAGCGTGGCAAGGTTCTCGAATCTTATCGTGTCCTTGATGATTATTATATTCTTTCCGGAGACGGAACCGGATTCTTCTCCTCAGAGAAAATTCATTGTAAATCCTGTCTTGTAAAGAATAAGAAAAGTGGAACTCTCTACCAGCATATGATGTATGGTGCCTGTATTGTGCATCCGGATAAGAAAGAAGTTATCCCTCTTATGTTTGAACCTATTACAAACGAAGATGGGAAAACAAAAAATGACTGTGAGTTAAACGCCTCTAAACGATTTATTGAAGATTTTAGAAGAGAGCATCCTCATTTAAAAACAATATTTGTAGAGGATTCTCTGTTTTCAAATGCTCCCCACATTGAATTACTGAAAGAGAAGAATCTATCCTTTATCATAGGTGCAAAAGAAAAAAATCACAAACACCTTTACAATCAACTTGATAAGCTACAGGAATTAAAAAAGACAGAGCAATTCTGTATAGAGAAAGATAGATTTTCTCATTACTTTTCTTTTACAAACCAAATTTCTTTAAATGAGACTTCAGAACTCAAAGTCAATGTTCTTGAGTATAAGCAGGTTGATAAAAAAGAGCATATGATTGCTTTTAGCTGGGTTACAGATATTGAAATTACAAAAGAAAATGCTTATGAATTGATGCGAATCGCGAGAGCACGATGGAAGATAGAAAATGAAACCTTCAATACTCTGAAAAATCAGGGTTATCACTTTGAACACAATTATGGACATGGCAGTAAGAATTTGTCTAATAACTTTGCAACTCTTATGATACTTGCTTTTCTTGTAGATCAGATCCAACAATCAAGCTGTGCATTATTTCGAAAAGCACTTGGAACTTTTCATGCAAAAAGATTGTTCTGGCAAAAGATAAGAAACTTGTTTGAAATATTTGAATTTTCATCTATGGAGCAACTATTCCAGGCTATTGCTTATGGATTTAAAGCAAATATTTCTATAGGAGAAAATTCATCATAGCGAGATTTTTAAAAACAGTGAAAAATTTTCTGAAGGAGCTATTCATTCATTTTTCCTTGTACTAATTTTACTATGATTTTAGCTCAATTTTTACTATACATAAGTATTTTGGGTTCTTTTCCTCGAAGGAAATCCGGAAGTTATGGATTAAAAAACAGGCTTAAAGAAGCCTTGTACTCTAAAGCGGGAATTGCTGTATATAGATGGAATTTCAGCAATCTCTGAGAATTTTATGCCATGACCTGGATATTTTTTTCCTTTCGTAGTATTAAATTTTTTCATACCTTTTTACATTCTCCTAATAGTGGTGATTTATTACTTAGTGGTTATCTGCATGAACAAGAAATTATGATTGTGAAAATACAAAAATAATATTTTCCAAATTTCCTTAACCCAAAAACCGCCTCAATCCGGGGCGGTTTTTTATTTGTCACCGGTGAGTCAGGTTTCCACTTTGGAAGGGAATGATAGTTATTGTTCCCTCTCCAACTCCTCCTGTGACAAACCGGTTTTTTGAGAGATTTCAGAGATAGACATCCCGCTTTTTTTAAGTATTTTTGCAAAATCCAACATAGCTCTTTTACTCTGCTCTAACGCTCTATCTTTCTCTTCTATCGCTTTCCTGTTTTCTTCCAGAGTTTTATCCTTTTCGTCCAGAGCTTTCTTGTTTTCTGCCAGAGTTTTATCCTTTTCTGCCAGAGCTTTTTTGTTTTGCTCTATCGCTTCTTCTTTCTCCTGAATTTGCCTTGCCATTGACTTGAAAGAAGACTCTATTTCATTCTCAATCTCCGCCTTTCTACGTAACTCTTCTGATACCCCCGCCATTTGCAAACGATGGACTATTTTCTTTAAAATATCCAAATCAAGCATTGTATCCGGAAAGCTGATTATAAACCTCTCCGAACCGATTCGGGTCTGGTCAAAGATGGAGAGTAGAGCTTCTAATTTTGTTTTTACTCCTTCTTTCAAAAGGTGAATCTGGATAAGGTATGTGTCATGACTGAGTGATTCAATAAAAGCATTTTTTACATCTAATTTCTGACCTGTAAACCGGTTATAATAATCTCTTTTTACATAAGTAGCAGCAGGAAGGTTTTCATCGAGGGGATAGCCTAAGAAATATATGGTGATAATAGGATAATTGTCTTTATCTTTGGAATACCTTTCGCCGAGATAATTACGAAACCTACGTAAATCATCAAAATACTTGCCTTTTTGCATTTCTATGAGCACTTTTTTGGTGCCGGTTTTGGTTTTGATGACAGCATGAAAGTCCATCCGCAAAACAGTAAATACAAACTCTTTCATCTGTACTGTGTTTTCCTGCGGCTGCAAGGCTAATTCGATAATTTCCTCGTCTATGATTGTGCCGATAAACTCTCTGGCTATTTCATTGTCTTCGAGCATATATTTGAAAAACACATCATAAATAGGATTAGCTATCAGCATGGTATACTCCTATTTTTTAGACTATTTTCTGTTGTTTCAAATGCAAGAAAAATATATAGATGTAATTTCAACTATCTCTGAGAAAAATAATTACAAAAGATTTGACTTAATCTATGTTAGACTTTCCTCAGTCACTAAGATGATTTTGGAAACATTTGAGTGGTAAATTTTGAACCGGAATGGGTGGCAGTTTTCACTGAAATACACACAATACCTTTGCTGCCGGTAAGTTGTTCATTTTTATTCCCCTTTACTTATTTTAAATGTCCTCTTTCTATAGATCGATAAAACTAAGGTTAAAGTATTTTTACGGGCTCTTATTGACTCTATCAGAAGAGAAGCAGAAGGTAGCCTATTCTTTATCCAATAAACCAACAGTAAGTTTTAATAGTTCGAGTTGTGACATTCCATTAACCTTTGCAAATACATTTCATGGATTTCCTCTTTTGACTTTTCGGGAAATTGAATTTCTAAACCTCGCTTTAATAAATAGCGAGTCATATCTGTTAGTTCAAACATTTTCATCACTCTCTGTTCGGGAGTCATTTTACGTAGTGCTAATATATAAGGATCGGGTTTGTAATTGATTTCCATGGTTATAGTTTATCTCTTTTTGGATTCTTTCTTAAGGGTATGCGGTTGGTGAGTAGCGAAGCGTATCGAACCATAAGCATACCCTTAAGAGAGGTGTTCTTATAGATTGCTTTTTTCCGGATAACCTTTTTAGAAGCCATATATTTTTTCTATATTTGCCATTACTTCTTCATTACTTATACAATCTTCCCTTTTGAATTTCTCCAATTCTTTTTCAATTTCTCTTCTTTCCCAATCTGAAGTCTGACTATATAGTTCTTCTTTGATTACTTTTTCTATTTTTTTTAGTAAGCTTTCATCTCTTGTGGATAATATGAACTCGGCTAACTTTATAGCCAATAGTTCATTATCTTTCACTTTTGTTTCAACATCATAGTTATGAACAAGAATATCGAGAATCGTATTTATGCTATTCTGTATTGTTTTTGGAAGTGCTTCTATTTTTTCTTGCAGGTTGTTCATTTTTGTTCTCCTTTTCTTATTTTAAAACCTGTTTTAAATTTTTAAGTGCAGTCATGCAATCCATTATCTCCTGTCTATACAGTTGCATTCCCGTATGACTTCCTGCATTTAATACAATGTCTTTATAGATAAGTACTTTATCAATTTTTTGAATTATACTCTGGTTTTGTAAATTAAGAGTTCTGATTTTATATAGATGACTGTTTAAGCTACCTTTAATTTCCTCTCCTCTTGCCAATAAATAATTCTTACAGATAGACTCAGCCTCTTTTCTTAAGCTATTTGCACAGGCATCATAAGTTCCCCGTTTAAGGAATTCGTTGGCTCTCTCAAAAAATGTAGTTCCTTTTTTAATTATTGGAATCGGATTTTCATTGCTAACATCTTCATATAATTCAATTTGTTCCCATAATATTCTTTGGTTATTTTTAAATGCATCATAGATGGTTTTCTCATGAGTAAAAAAGAATATTTGAAAGTCAGAAAACTCTTTTTCTAAAATCTCATTTAGTTTAACTCGATTACTGAAATCAAAACTCAGTAGTATATCATCTAAAACTAATATTTTTAAGGAAGCTACAGATAATTTTGAATGTATAATCTTTATAGCTGCAAAATATAAGGAAATTGCCAGACTTGATAATCTTCCTTCGTTTAAAAAGGTATGAAAACTATCAATGGTTCTTTCCTTAAAATCTATTTCAGCATTTATGATGTTAACCGTCTGTTGTTTATCTTCAGTTAATTCTCCTCTATAGATGAATTTTTGTATGGTGATATCTGTATCAAATTCTTTTAGAAGTTGATTGGTATAATCAAGAACGATTTCGTTTAATATTCGTTGCAGTTCTATGAAATATTTTCCGGTA is a window from the Leptospiraceae bacterium genome containing:
- a CDS encoding hemerythrin family protein, encoding MRSLTKEFTTGNETLDKQHEDIINLINKFQVSCEMNINDDDLDEILSELTDYAYTHFAEEEAFMRSISFPEYTEHKALHQEFIKKLNAYNAQFMAGTKNLEREILAFLRGWENDHVRMEDAKFLEYV
- a CDS encoding PD-(D/E)XK nuclease family transposase codes for the protein MKNKDLLIRFDWVIKTMLRDKANFDIIEGFLSALLKEEVTVLEVLESESNQQNASQKYNRVDVLIRDSKDRKVIIEVQSDSESDFLERLLFGVSKTIVDHFRLGDAYSNISKIISVSVQYFNIGRGTDYIYYGSTEIRGMHTNELLDVREKVETMVDGELRIKFQKKNIFPEYYIISVNRYPDIVKEDIDEWIYMMKNNIVKTEFHSRNIDKAREKLKILNMSEQERLDYEKYLMNSAIEKDVISTARIEGRAEGKAEGKAEGKAEGKAEEKLETTINCIKAGLSNETIQKVTGLPLDEIQKVREGLGN
- a CDS encoding Uma2 family endonuclease, whose protein sequence is MPEDLGAMHFKIIDEQVLFQDEKGDFVITCISSDKEYNEHHFELLPEMAPYQLIEGRIIFMYSPSFRHQQVSMNLSYLIKNFLMENPIGEVVTAPLDVRLDEKNVVQPDILFVSIRRSNIIERKIMGAPDFIIEILSTPRRDTLQCISTRGLYGRFLVKEYWIVHPEEEWIEVYHNKAGIMWKQQTARAGDTITSKAIDGFQLDVAKVF
- a CDS encoding ATP-binding protein encodes the protein MTNEDTLEKIKIMKLYGMQRIFKSALDMGFNKLSPDEFVASLVDAEWEERYNRKLTRLLATAKFRYKANLESISYDSGRNLDKNMVLKLSSFEWIKRKYNLIISGPTGTGKSYLACAFGNNACLEGYSVLYYNSSKLFNSLRMKKVDGSYNREIDKIKKTDLLILDDFGLEPFDKKTALFLMEIIEDRHGQKSTIITSQYPISSWHDVVNNQTIADAVCDRILHSSYTFTLKGDSMRKLITKGLT
- a CDS encoding IS21 family transposase; the protein is MNQRIKMNKIVEIVRLYELGLSKRSISRNLSISRPVVSEYLQIFRKSNMTYKDLSLMKESEVLDILDSRNLSRKERYQQLSIRFPDYAVQLKRVGVTLQILWEEYTKEVSEPYSYTQFCYHYQTWKNSKEVSMHIEHKYGDKLFVDFTGKKLKIKDPKTNEEREVEVFVSVLGASQLTYVEAVYSQKKEDFIRACENSLQYLGGVVNAIVPDCLKAAVTKSDRYEPEINPELLDFARHYDTVIFPARPYKPKDKALVENAVNIVYTRIFAPLRDQTFLSLSELNEAIQKLLDKHNNLKMQRLNHSRREDFERNEKQLLKPLPAEKYMFKKFAMSTVAVNYHVYLPEDKNYYSVPYRLKGRKTTIIYTQDIVEVFYNNERVALHKRDRAQGKYSTNIDHMPPSHKSYAEWNSEMILSRASLLGVSVRELSSNILNTYKYPEQGYKVCIGIINLGKKYGGKRVNRACEIALEYKQIGYRFIKNILLNGMDAYEQENLSSNDIKHENLRGKVYYNKEEY
- a CDS encoding Ig-like domain-containing protein, which translates into the protein MKKLAVITLLLLTILVSCNKKKKDDSKETALALGAIQASNDAAANAGRPFAVTYTPRDGDTNVSLNVVGTVTFSEPMDVKTITTNIDDTKCSGSIQVSSDDFATCVKAATQPLASNENKTFTLTPATSLAANTKYKARITTDAKDLEGKPFLTSRT
- a CDS encoding Uma2 family endonuclease, encoding MQTSIALELPETFLKRAELLDTLIPLNPGISLQLAQNTLFIEEKELHFSGMDFFPLHLPFKMKEQEMFTISELNSNLRLEMDEEAIIINMGTLGLISAFTGLFLTTLVIWNRRKKLGKVFDAQSGHDMLVNGKKIHRMPDIAFHLNEVFKEKTLDYRLGFPFFCIEVVSNKKSLKQDLRKMANDWMAAGTEIGLVVCPHREKYYLFEKDVTGYKTYGFSIVFTHSKLPELHIDFAAILEEARGF
- a CDS encoding transposase, whose translation is MPAKNELHARVDLSADGLYQTIREEFSKIPDHRVNPSISLTDALMSAFAIFSQKNASLLEFEREKVKNKNLQSIYKIQEIPSDTQMREIVDEVSTGAFRKIYKNLFSKLQRGKVLESYRVLDDYYILSGDGTGFFSSEKIHCKSCLVKNKKSGTLYQHMMYGACIVHPDKKEVIPLMFEPITNEDGKTKNDCELNASKRFIEDFRREHPHLKTIFVEDSLFSNAPHIELLKEKNLSFIIGAKEKNHKHLYNQLDKLQELKKTEQFCIEKDRFSHYFSFTNQISLNETSELKVNVLEYKQVDKKEHMIAFSWVTDIEITKENAYELMRIARARWKIENETFNTLKNQGYHFEHNYGHGSKNLSNNFATLMILAFLVDQIQQSSCALFRKALGTFHAKRLFWQKIRNLFEIFEFSSMEQLFQAIAYGFKANISIGENSS